From the Dendrosporobacter quercicolus genome, the window CTTAAGCTTGTTTTCAATTGCATCAATCCTGGTAATCTGCGCTTTACGCATCAGCCGCCTGACAGAGCAATCCAAACGCAACGCATACCTGCCGGCAATCTGCAAAAAACCAGTAATGACCGCCACTGCCATAGACAAAGCATAATTTTGCGCAATCGCCGCTTCCTTCCTATAACCGGAATTCATATCCCGGACATAGGCGGCCTGATAAGTGATCAGCCTGGCCGCATTCAGTTTTGCCTCCATACTGGCCAACAGCAGGAGAACCTTTTGATTTTCGGCTACAGACTGGCGGAACGGCATCCTTTCTTTTACATATTGCATCGCTTTATCAAAAACCGTCTGCCCGATGCCGACAATCTGAGCGGTAACGCTGAGCTGCCCGGCTTCCAACGCTGCTAGGGCAATTTTCAGTCCCTCACCTTCTTTACCCAGTAAATTCTCCACAGGAACTCTGGCACCCCGGAAAATCAGATCTCTGGTTAATGCTACGCCGCATCCCGGCAGCCTTTCCGCTGAACTGAAAGAGAACCCTTGCAGACCTTTGGTCAAAATAAACGCGCTAATGCCTTTCGATCCTTTACTTTTATCAGTGATAGCAAAAACCACATAAGTTTCTGCTTCACCGCCATTCGTAATAAAGCTTTTACTGCCGTTGATCAGATAGTAATCGCCTTGACGGACCGCCACCGTTTCCAGCTCTGCAATATCAGAACCCCGTCTACCCTCAGTTAACCCAAAAGCCCCTAACTGCCAGCCTTCAACCAGCGGTTTCAGATATTTTTGTTTTTGGGATTCAGTGCCATACCGGTTAATCGACCATTGACAAAGCAGCACCGAAGCCGATAGCGCAGCGCTCAAATTATCGTCCACCTTAGCCAGTTCCTCTACAGCCAGAATAAAGCTGCTGTATTTATCATCCGCTCCGCTAAATGCGGCCGGAAAACAAATTCCCGGCAGCCCCAGCGCCCCCAGTTCATCATACGTTTCACGATCCAACCGTTCGCTCACATAGCGTTCGTCGGCAGCCGGCGCTATTTTATCGGCTGAAAATTTTCTAATTGCCTGTTGCAGCATTCTTTGATATTCATTTAATTTAAAGTCCATATTCGCCCCCCTTTCTGCCAGCACATGATCTGAAATACCCCCGCCGACTTCTACGGTCAATCTGCATGGTCACCTGACGGAAAAAACCCTTGCTGCACTAGGCAGAAGGGCTGTTATTACAGGAAAGATCAAAGTCATTGGCAAAACAACCATAACATTTGATTACTCCGGTAATCTCCTCCCCATCGCTCGCAGGTCAAACGGTGATTGTCGAACAGGCAGTTCTTCTGACTCAGCTTCATCGAGTTCTGCGCCTTCCCGAATCTCTCCAGTGGCATTTTGCAGGCGTCTCTGCTATACAGCGGCGGGACCGCGCCGGCTTTTCACCGGTCTTCCCTATTAAGCCCTAAGGGCACCTATTCCAAACATTATTTTGTTGTCGGTTCAGCCACAAAAAACCCTTCCACCAGTGGCTGGCGAAAGGGTTATCTATTACAGGAAGCCAATCTTCTCATAGCTAATAAGCCTGAAAACTTGAAAATTTCCGGTAATCTCCTCCCCATCGCTCGCAGGTCAAACGGTGATTGTCGAACAGGCAGTTCTTCTGACTCAGCTTCATCGAGTTCTGCGCCTTCCCGGATCTCTCCAGTGGCATTTTGCAGGCTCCTTTGCTATACAGCGGCGGGACCGCGCCGGCCTTTCACCGGCTTCCCTATTAAGCCCCAAAGGGCACCTATTCCAGAAATATGAAATTTTTCATTTATACACTAAATATTACACACCGGCTAATCAATTGTCAAGATATCTCCCGATATTATTGGCGCTAATGTTGTAAGTACTCAATCCAGGCTATTTTACTGTATCAAGCAGAGAGGCTATGGGCTACTTCTGCAACATCGAGTTTACGCAGCTTCGCCAAAAGGGCTTACGGCAGACAGGTTTCATGATTAAAGTTAACCGTCTCGATCTGTATTGTTGTATGACTGATTTGAAATTTGTCCTTAATGATTGCAATTGCTTCCTGCAAAATAACCTCAGGATTTCTATCCGCCTCAATTAAAAGATGACAAGTCACAGAATCGCGCCCGGAAGTTATCGTCCAGATATGCAGATCATGAATATCCTTGACCCCGTCAATTGTACGCAAAGCCTCGGTTACCTCATCAAAATTAACGGTAGGAGGCGTCCCTTCAAGCAGAATATTCACCGATTCATTGATCA encodes:
- a CDS encoding acyl-CoA dehydrogenase family protein, yielding MDFKLNEYQRMLQQAIRKFSADKIAPAADERYVSERLDRETYDELGALGLPGICFPAAFSGADDKYSSFILAVEELAKVDDNLSAALSASVLLCQWSINRYGTESQKQKYLKPLVEGWQLGAFGLTEGRRGSDIAELETVAVRQGDYYLINGSKSFITNGGEAETYVVFAITDKSKGSKGISAFILTKGLQGFSFSSAERLPGCGVALTRDLIFRGARVPVENLLGKEGEGLKIALAALEAGQLSVTAQIVGIGQTVFDKAMQYVKERMPFRQSVAENQKVLLLLASMEAKLNAARLITYQAAYVRDMNSGYRKEAAIAQNYALSMAVAVITGFLQIAGRYALRLDCSVRRLMRKAQITRIDAIENKLKSNRLAGVMRR